Proteins co-encoded in one Capnocytophaga ochracea DSM 7271 genomic window:
- a CDS encoding TonB-dependent receptor plug domain-containing protein, producing the protein MRKIFITAFISLFYSLSTLAQNDKKEDEPIKLNEIIVTATRAQKNLKNVPITVQVVTAEDIRKSQATDFQSFLETEFAGINFTYDGGMPNINMMGFGGKYVLFLMDGERMAGETFDNIDYNRIDLDNIERIEIIKGASSSLYGSNALGGVINIITKNAKKPFEGNASYQYESIKSHKANVGVGSKQKWGSIRLTSFYNFREPYVLEDSEPLTVYKNGTAVTSEKGELNIAGFTTYGVTPKLTFNLSPKIDLALTPNYYFSERNQGTESSRKLRDRYYNYTLSAKSNIALTESKKLSLSGAFDRYDKFNYFPLLKEKEKNYENTIWRAGMQYNQSLWEKHSLVAGAEIFSDELLSFRFDNTGTEAKENAQNYTAFTQQEWTLSSAFTLVTGARIDYHSLFKEHFTYRLSGMFKVEQFTFRGGFSTGFRSPTLKELYTNWFHPWGGGFQIMGNKDLKPETSNNLNLSVDFDSKKVNITAMTQLSSVRDKIAFRWTAASDTIRYVNFNGNTEIVSSEISATYHPTKAFRFKGSYAYYYISNSTGENRPHTFTVKAEYIPKRDALYIPNVVLSGKYVSATRIHDTDSNNNELYTYYEPYSIWHLQLFSKLPYHLTFTAGIDNLFDYVTKTTSFYSSISPGRTYLVGLKWTY; encoded by the coding sequence ATGCGAAAGATTTTTATCACTGCTTTTATTTCATTATTCTACTCACTATCTACTCTTGCCCAAAACGACAAAAAGGAAGATGAACCTATAAAACTCAATGAAATAATTGTAACAGCTACACGCGCTCAAAAGAACTTAAAAAACGTACCTATCACTGTGCAAGTAGTTACCGCCGAAGATATTCGCAAATCGCAAGCTACCGACTTTCAATCGTTTTTAGAAACGGAATTTGCAGGTATCAACTTTACTTACGATGGAGGTATGCCCAATATTAATATGATGGGATTTGGAGGTAAATATGTGCTCTTTTTAATGGACGGAGAGCGTATGGCAGGAGAAACTTTTGACAATATTGACTATAATCGCATTGACTTGGATAATATTGAACGTATTGAAATCATCAAAGGGGCTTCTTCTTCTCTTTATGGCTCGAATGCGCTAGGAGGGGTAATTAATATTATTACCAAAAATGCTAAGAAACCTTTTGAAGGTAACGCGAGTTATCAGTACGAGAGCATCAAAAGTCATAAAGCGAATGTAGGCGTGGGGAGCAAGCAGAAATGGGGTAGTATCCGCCTGACATCTTTTTACAATTTCCGCGAACCTTATGTTTTGGAAGACAGCGAACCATTAACAGTTTATAAGAATGGTACAGCTGTTACCTCTGAAAAAGGAGAACTCAATATTGCGGGGTTTACTACTTATGGGGTTACCCCTAAACTTACTTTCAACTTATCACCTAAAATAGACCTTGCCCTTACGCCTAACTACTACTTCAGCGAACGCAATCAAGGGACAGAATCTTCAAGGAAACTACGTGATAGATACTATAACTACACTTTATCGGCTAAATCTAACATTGCACTCACTGAGAGCAAAAAATTAAGTCTATCAGGAGCTTTTGACCGTTACGACAAGTTTAACTACTTTCCGTTATTAAAAGAAAAAGAAAAGAACTATGAAAACACCATATGGCGTGCAGGAATGCAATACAACCAATCGCTATGGGAAAAACATTCGTTAGTAGCAGGAGCAGAAATATTTTCAGATGAACTACTCAGTTTTCGTTTTGATAATACGGGTACTGAAGCCAAAGAAAACGCACAAAACTACACCGCTTTCACCCAACAAGAATGGACACTTTCTTCTGCCTTCACCTTGGTAACTGGGGCACGTATAGATTATCATTCACTTTTTAAAGAACACTTTACCTATCGCTTGTCAGGGATGTTTAAGGTAGAGCAGTTTACTTTTAGAGGAGGTTTTTCCACAGGTTTCCGGTCGCCTACCTTGAAAGAACTCTACACTAATTGGTTTCACCCTTGGGGGGGTGGCTTCCAAATAATGGGTAACAAAGACCTTAAACCCGAAACCAGTAATAACCTTAACCTTTCAGTAGATTTCGACAGCAAGAAGGTGAATATTACTGCGATGACGCAACTCTCGTCGGTAAGAGATAAAATAGCCTTCCGCTGGACGGCTGCCAGCGATACTATTCGTTATGTAAATTTTAATGGCAATACTGAGATTGTAAGCTCTGAGATATCGGCGACTTATCACCCTACAAAAGCTTTCCGCTTTAAAGGTTCGTATGCGTACTACTACATTAGCAATAGCACAGGTGAAAACCGCCCACATACCTTTACTGTAAAAGCTGAATACATTCCTAAGCGTGATGCCCTCTATATTCCTAACGTTGTGTTGAGTGGCAAATACGTAAGTGCTACCCGCATTCACGATACCGATAGTAATAACAATGAGCTCTATACCTATTATGAACCTTATAGTATATGGCATTTGCAACTATTCTCTAAACTTCCCTACCACCTCACCTTCACAGCAGGTATTGACAATCTTTTCGATTATGTAACTAAAACCACGAGTTTCTATTCCAGTATTTCTCCGGGGAGAACTTATCTGGTAGGATTGAAGTGGACCTATTGA